Proteins encoded in a region of the Salmo trutta chromosome 34, fSalTru1.1, whole genome shotgun sequence genome:
- the LOC115173679 gene encoding krev interaction trapped protein 1, translating to MGNQDNLEDVFVAVIRPKNQVSLSSKEYRAKAYEILLIEVPLEGKEKKRKKVLLATKIQASGDTARCILDYVDEMTKPISNNQGFIGKRVVHMRKFPLDVDNEGKEVSLFIVPVNVKDNSKPIYSPGSPSFYCLQDIMRVCSETSAHFSPITSKMLLALDKWLAEQHTMPHAIPALFRPTPADRVKTNVSNPAYIREGKPSDGGLHMGYTALEIKSKMLSLEKADMCIQNPLYGSDLQYTNRVDKVIINPYFGLGAPDYSKIQIPKREKWQHGSNSVTEEKERQWVDDFPLHRSACEGDTELLTKLLESGFSVKQLDSDHWAPIHYACWYGKVEATKLLLEKGNCNPNLLNGQLSSPLHFAAGGGHSQIVQLLLQHPEIDRHIEDQQKRSPMQICEENKQNEWEETVKLLQQANNKPYEKGRIYRMDGSYRSVELKHGNNTSVQQIMEGMRLSKDTQQYFTIWICSENLNLQLKPYHKPLQHLRIWTEIVTDLTVLDPQRENPQLFLRRDVRLPLDIEKKIEDPLSILILFDEARHCLLKGFFPSPDSKLITLASLLLQIIYGNYESKKHKQGFLNEENLKSIVPISKVKSKAHHWTNRILHEYKNLSMSEGVSKEMHHLQRLFLQNCWDIPTYGAAFFTGQVFTKASSSNHKVIRVFVGVNTKGLHLMNMETKVLLISLEYGSFMWQLGHADQYFQIHSLENKMNFIVHTKQAGLIVKLLMKLSGQMTPNDRSLTDKYAYG from the exons ATGGGCAACCAAGACAACTTGGAAGATGTGTTTGTTGCTGTCATTCGTCCAAAGAATCAAGTCAGTCTGAGCTCTAAGGAATATCGGGCTAAAGCCTATGAG ATCCTGTTGATAGAAGTTCCTTTGGAAGGAAAAGAGAAGAAACGGAAGAAAGTCTTACTGGCGACCAAAATCCAAGCGAGTGGGGACACAGCCAGATGCATTTTGGATTATGTAGACGAAATGACTAAACCCATATCTAACAACCAGGGTTTTATTG GAAAGCGTGTGGTGCACATGAGGAAATTCCCTCTCGATGTTGACAATGAAGGGAAAGAGGTCTCCCTCTTTATTGTGCCAGTCAATGTCAAAG ATAACAGCAAGCCTATCTACAGCCCTGGTAGCCCCAGTTTTTACTGCCTACAGGATATCATGCGTGTGTGTAGCGAGACCAGTGCTCACTTCTCCCCTATCACCTCAAAGATGCTCCTGGCCTTGGACAA GTGGCTGGCAGAGCAGCACACCATGCCTCATGCCATTCCAGCTCTGTTCCGGCCTACGCCGGcggaccgagtcaagaccaacgTGAGTAACCCTGCCTACATCAGAGAGGGCAAACCCAGTGACGGGGGTTTGCACATGGGTTACACTGCCTTGGAGATCAAGAGCAAGATGCTGTCACTGGAGAAGGCTGACATGTGCATTCAGAACCCTCTCTACGGCTCAGACCTGCAGTATACCAACCGG GTGGACAAAGTTATCATCAACCCTTACTTTGGCCTTGGTGCACCAGATTACTCTAAAATCCAGATCCCTAAGAGAGAAAAGTGGCAGCACGGCTCTAACAGTGTGACAGAGGAAAA gGAGCGTCAGTGGGTGGATGACTTTCCCCTCCACCGCAGTGCCTGTGAAGGCGACACAGAGCTGCTCACCAAGCTCCTGGAAAGTGGCTTTTCAGTCAAACAGCTGGACAGCGACCACTGGGCCCCCATCCATTACGCCTGCTG GTATGGTAAAGTGGAGGCGACCAAGCTACTGCTGGAGAAGGGAAACTGTAACCCCAACCTGCTGAATGGCCAGCTGAGCTCCCCGCTGCACTTTGCTGCTGGAGGGGGCCACTCACAGATAGTACAGCTTCTGCTCCAGCATCCTGAGATAGACCGG CACATAGAGGATCAGCAAAAGAGATCGCCCATGCAAATCTGTGAAGAGAACAAGCAGAACGAATGGGAGGAGACAGTGAAACTCCTACAGCAAGCCAATAACAAACCA TACGAGAAAGGGCGCATCTACCGCATGGACGGCTCGTACCGCTCGGTGGAGCTGAAGCACGGCAACAACACATCAGTGCAGCAGATCATGGAGGGCATGCGGCTCTCCAAGGACACCCAGCAGTACTTCACCATCTGGATTTGCTCTGAGAATCTCA aCCTGCAGCTGAAGCCCTACCACAAGCCCCTGCAGCACCTGCGTATCTGGACCGAGATTGTCACTGACCTCACTGTCCTGGACCCCCAGAGGGAGAACCCACAGCTCTTCCTCCGTAGAGATGTCCGTCTGCCCCTCGACATTGAGAAAAAG ATTGAGGACCCCCTGTCCATCCTGATCCTCTTTGATGAGGCCAGACACTGCCTCCTCAAGGGCTTCTTCCCCTCCCCAGACAGCAAGCTGATCACCCTGGCCAGCTTGCTGCTGCAGATCATCTATGGAAACTATGAGAGCAAGAAGCACAAGCAGGGTTTCCTTAA TGAGGAAAACCTGAAATCTATTGTCCCGATATCCAAGGTGAAAAGCAAAGCGCATCATTGGACAAACAGGATTCTTCATGAGTATAAG AACCTCAGTATGAGTGAGGGTGTGAGCAAAGAGATGCACCACCTCCAGAGGCTCTTCCTGCAGAACTGCTGGGACATCCCAACATATGGTGCTGCCTTCTTCACGGGCCAGGTCTTCACCAAGGCTAGCTCCAGCAACCACAAAGTAATCCGCGTCTTCGTGGGTGTCAACACCAAGGGCCTGCACCTCATGAACATGGAGACCAAG GTCCTTCTTATCAGTCTGGAGTATGGCTCTTTCATGTGGCAGCTAGGGCACGCTGATCAGTACTTCCAGATTCACAGTCTGGAAAACAAGATGAACTTCATTGTGCACACCAAACAG GCTGGCCTTATTGTTAAACTGTTAATGAAGTTGAGTGGACAAATGACTCCAAATGACAGAAGTTTAACAGACAAGTATGCATATGGTTGA
- the LOC115173680 gene encoding protein rapunzel codes for MADAGQIRKTAVKVLGCVEKVSSFASSINPLFGIVSSLVGVVRIGLVGDEAHALDKDFQVVHGKLESISAKNRQCLRQIRVDEVNETFGKYEEYIKHQYAAFSSMVALVRKDPEGARRHMDNFEWVYERDKSDLSLDVYYRGVMGTGSVFGRPLLKVYLEHCNGDRRVMEHWCSQVGHLFHIGLIALMAYTAVTEDDEDEVREKWAKRVEDIQDKMQEVLSQCKEERSLP; via the coding sequence ATGGCTGACGCCGGGCAGATCAGAAAGACAGCGGTCAAGGTGCTGGGCTGCGTGGAGAAGGTATCCTCTTTCGCCTCGTCCATCAACCCCCTCTTCGGCATCGTCTCCTCCCTGGTGGGGGTGGTGCGCATAGGCCTGGTGGGCGATGAGGCGCACGCCCTGGACAAGGACTTCCAGGTGGTGCACGGCAAGCTGGAGAGCATCTCTGCGAAGAACCGCCAATGCCTGCGGCAGATCCGTGTGGACGAGGTCAATGAGACATTTGGTAAGTACGAGGAGTACATCAAGCACCAGTACGCCGCCTTCAGCTCCATGGTGGCACTGGTGAGGAAGGACCCAGAGGGAGCGCGGCGCCACATGGACAACTTCGAATGGGTCTATGAGAGGGACAAGAGCGACCTGAGCCTGGACGTGTACTACCGGGGCGTAATGGGCACCGGGTCGGTGTTCGGAAGGCCCCTGCTGAAGGTGTACCTGGAGCACTGCAACGGAGACCGCAGGGTCATGGAGCACTGGTGCTCCCAGGTGGGACACCTGTTCCACATCGGCCTGATCGCCCTCATGGCCTACACAGCGGTGACAGAGGATGACGAGGACGAGGTGCGAGAGAAGTGGGCCAAGCGTGTGGAGGACATCCAAGACAAGATGCAGGAGGTTTTGAGTCAGTGCAAAGAGGAGAGGAGTCTTCCCTAA